Genomic window (Streptomyces sp. LX-29):
ACCTGGAAGACGGCCCAGATGACGGCGATGCCGACGATGACCGGGAGGGCGCCCAGCTCGCCGCTGCGCAGCTTGCGCCCCAGCTCCTGGAGGTAGCCCTTGACGCCCTGCTGGCGCACCAGCAGCCGGGGGTCGACGGCGGCGACGGCCGCCGGGGCGGCGGGGGCCTCGTCGACGGATTCCTGCGCGCCGGGTTCCTGCGCGCTGCTCGACTTGTTGAGGTCGGTGGTCACTTCTGGGCCTCCGCGGTACGCGCCTTGCGGCGGGTCACGGCGTTGTCCGTGGCGCCGGTGATGGCGGAGATGATGTCTTCCTGAGAGGTGGTGCGGACGTCGAAGGTGCCGTTGTTGCGGCCCAGGCGCAGCACCGCGACCCGGTCCGCGACCGCCTTGACGTCGGCCATGTTGTGGCTGATGAGGATCACCGCGAGGCCGCGTTCGCGCAGCCGCTCGACCAGGTCGAGGACCTGCGCGGTCTGCTCGACGCCGAGGGCGGCGGTGGGCTCGTCGAGGATCACCAGCTTGGGGTCGCCGAGCATGGAGCGGGCGATGGCGACGGTCTGCCGCTGGCCACCGGAGAGCGCGGCGATCGGGATGCGGACGCTGGGGATGCGGATCGAGAGGGTGCTGAGCAGCTCGCGCGAGCGGCGCTCCATCTCCACCTCGTCCAGTGCGCCGCGGCGCAGGATCTCGCGGCCCAGGAAGAGGTTGCCGACGACGTCGATGTTGTCGCACAGCGCGAGGTCCTGGTAGACGGTCGCGATGCCCAGCTCCTGGGCGTCGTGCGGGCGCTGGATGGTCACCGGCTTGCCGCACCACTCGACGACGCCGTCGTCGGCCGGCCCGGCTCCGGCGATGGTCTTGACGAGGGTGGACTTACCGGCGCCGTTGTCGCCGACCAGGGCGACCACCTCACCGGCGTGGACCTCCAGGTGAACGTCGGTCAGCGCCTGGACGGCGCCGAACCGCTTGGAGATCCCGCGCAACGCAAGTACGGGTTCGTTCGGCACGATGGCCTTCTCCGATCTAGGGCAGGGGGACCCTGCGGATTGCAGAGGGGGTGCCGGGCGGGCCGGCTCCCCTCGCCAGCGTCTGGGGGTGGAATCCGGGGCCTTGAGGGCTCCGGATCCGGCACCGGGGTGGGTGCGGTGGGCCGGTGCGGGGTGGCCGCTTCGGGGCCTCGGGCCCGTGGGCCGTACGCCGCCCCGGGAGGGCGGGCCCGTGGGATTCGGGCGTGCGCCGGCCGGCGGTGGTCGGGCGCCCCGCCGGCCGGCGGTGGCTCCACCCTGTGGCGGGGCCCGCGGGGCGGGTGTGCCGGCGCGGCGGCCGCGCCCGTGCGGGGCGGCCCCGCCGCCCGGCCGGTCCGGCCGTGCGGAGCGGGACACCGCCCCCCGGTGGTGCGTGGCCGGGCCGCCTCAGCGACGGCCCGGGCCGTCGGCTACTTCAGGCCCGCGGACTTGCAGGCGGACGCGTACTTGGCGGTGCAGATCTCGTCGACCTTCCACAGGCCGTCCTTGACCACGGTGTCCTTGATGTTGTCCTTGGTCAGTGCCAGGGGGGTGATCAGGGTGGCCGGGATCTTCTTGGCGCTGCCGCTGTCGACGGTGGCGGAGGCGGCCACCTTCTCGCCGCGGCCGAGGGCCAGCGCCATCTCGGCGGCGGCGGTCGCCTCGGGCTCGTACGGCTTGTAGACGCTCATGTACTGCTCACCGGCGAGGATGCGCTGCACGCCCGCGAGCTCCGCGTCCTGGCCGGTCACCGGCGGCAGGGAGGAGAAGCCGCCGCTCTTGAGCGCGGTGATGGCGCCGCCCGCCATGCCGTCGTTGGCGGAGTAGACGCCGATGATCTCGTCCTTGCCGAGCGAGGAGATGGCGCCGCTCATGGCCTCGTTGGCCTTGTCCGGCAGCCAGCGGTCCACGTCGTAGGACTTGGCGATGTCGACCTTGCCGTCCAGGACGGACAGCGCGCCCTTCTTGAAGAGGGCGGCGTTGGGGTCGGCCTCCCAGCCGTTGAGCATGACGACCTTGCCGTCCTCGGCCTTGTCCCCGAGCGCCTTGAGGAGCGCCTTGCCCTGGACCTTGCCGACCTCCTCGTTGTCGAAGGAGGTGTAGGCGGAGACCGGGCCCTCGGCGAGCCGGTCGTAGGCGACGACCGGGATGCCGGCCTCGTCGGCCTTCTTCACGGAGCTGGCGATGGACTTGGAGTCGACCGCGTCGAGGATGATCACGTCCACCTTCTTGGTGATCATCGAGTCGACCTGCTGCTGCTGCACCGACGGGTCCGACTTGGCGTTGGCGTACTGGACGGTGCACTCCGCGCACAGCCCCTTGATCTTGTCGGTGATCAGGGGGCGGTCGAAGCTCTCGTATCTCGCGGTCTGGTCCTCCGGGAGGAGCAGACCGATGGTGAGCGGACCTGTCTTCTTCTTGTCGCCCTTGTCCTTGTCTCCGGCTTCCTTCGCGGAGCCGCAGGCGGCGAGGGACGCGGCCATCGAAACAGCGGCGGTGGCCATGAGGACGCGACGCATCGTGGCGTTCATATGGGGGTGACCTCCCTGACGAGGCCGCGTCATTGCGGCCGAGGTGGCTGGAAGTCAACTCGGCCGTCAGCATGACGTCAAGAAGTAAATCCTTAACGAGATGGCAACGGTGCCATTCGTTATCTGTCTGAACTCAGCCTTGAACGAGCGCGCAGCGGGCCCCGCGGCGAGCCGTCGCCGCGGGGCCCCCTCCGGACCGCACCGGTCAGTTGAGCGACGGTGCTCCCAGCGGCGAGCCGTCCAGCAGCGTGGAGTCGCCCATCTCGCTGAGCACCAGGGCGATGGCGCCGAGCACCTCCGCGCGGTCGCCCAGCGCGCCCGGCATCACCGACAACCGCCGTGCCGCGCTGGGGAT
Coding sequences:
- a CDS encoding ATP-binding cassette domain-containing protein, producing the protein MPNEPVLALRGISKRFGAVQALTDVHLEVHAGEVVALVGDNGAGKSTLVKTIAGAGPADDGVVEWCGKPVTIQRPHDAQELGIATVYQDLALCDNIDVVGNLFLGREILRRGALDEVEMERRSRELLSTLSIRIPSVRIPIAALSGGQRQTVAIARSMLGDPKLVILDEPTAALGVEQTAQVLDLVERLRERGLAVILISHNMADVKAVADRVAVLRLGRNNGTFDVRTTSQEDIISAITGATDNAVTRRKARTAEAQK
- a CDS encoding substrate-binding domain-containing protein produces the protein MNATMRRVLMATAAVSMAASLAACGSAKEAGDKDKGDKKKTGPLTIGLLLPEDQTARYESFDRPLITDKIKGLCAECTVQYANAKSDPSVQQQQVDSMITKKVDVIILDAVDSKSIASSVKKADEAGIPVVAYDRLAEGPVSAYTSFDNEEVGKVQGKALLKALGDKAEDGKVVMLNGWEADPNAALFKKGALSVLDGKVDIAKSYDVDRWLPDKANEAMSGAISSLGKDEIIGVYSANDGMAGGAITALKSGGFSSLPPVTGQDAELAGVQRILAGEQYMSVYKPYEPEATAAAEMALALGRGEKVAASATVDSGSAKKIPATLITPLALTKDNIKDTVVKDGLWKVDEICTAKYASACKSAGLK